GTCTTAACGCGGCCAGATTAGCGCCCTCGGGAGCTAATCGGCAGCCTTTGGAATATATATTGGTCGCTAAAAACCTTGAGTCAGTATTTAATTGCACTCACTGGGCGGGTTATCTTGACAACAGCGCGCCCCAACAAAATGAGGAGCCGATGGCTTATATCATCATCCTTTCCCACAAAAAAATTAATCCAGAGCCTAAATATGATGTCGGCTTTGCGGCTGAAAACATTATTTTAACTGCTTTAGAAAAAGAGATTGCCGGCTGTGTTATTGGTTCTTTAGACAAGGCTAAACTGGCAAAAATTTTAGACATTCCTGAAAGTTATACTGTTGAATTAGTGATCGCTTTGGGCTATCCCAAACAAAAGTCAGTGGCTGAAGAATCTAAAGGTGAGCTTAAATACTGGCTTGATGAAAAAAAT
The Patescibacteria group bacterium DNA segment above includes these coding regions:
- a CDS encoding nitroreductase family protein; the protein is MNTYNLILKRRTIRKFQQKKLPKQVLLDCLNAARLAPSGANRQPLEYILVAKNLESVFNCTHWAGYLDNSAPQQNEEPMAYIIILSHKKINPEPKYDVGFAAENIILTALEKEIAGCVIGSLDKAKLAKILDIPESYTVELVIALGYPKQKSVAEESKGELKYWLDEKNVLHVPKRRLKDILHEEKF